From a region of the Odontesthes bonariensis isolate fOdoBon6 chromosome 2, fOdoBon6.hap1, whole genome shotgun sequence genome:
- the vax1 gene encoding ventral anterior homeobox 1, whose translation MEVRYNQETEAMVLKNGLKEGKDGKDSQGSLSKNFLKEQQDSFSPSGTMDNCEKNRGSTGDPDYCRRILVRDAKGSIREIILPKGLDLDRPKRTRTSFTAEQLYRLEMEFQRCQYVVGRERTELARQLNLSETQVKVWFQNRRTKQKKDQGKDSELRSVVSETAATCSVLRLLEQGRLLTPPGIPGLLPHCGGGSLSSALRPPPMSMSSNGSSSSSSGGSTGTAGGSPPLPAVTSSGTVAGLQTSPAAHSLFSFPMPSILSGVATRISSNPLSMAGSLAGNLQELSARYLSSSAFEPYSRTNGKEIIDKKILE comes from the exons ATGGAGGTCAGATACAACCAAGAGACAGAAGCGATGGTGCTGAAGAACGGACTAAAGGAGGGGAAGGACGGCAAAGATTCCCAAGGCAGTTTGTCCAAAAATTTTCTCAAGGAGCAGCAGGACTCCTTTTCCCCCTCTGGGACCATGGACAACTGCGAGAAGAACAGGGGGAGCACAGGGGACCCCGATTACTGCCGGAGAATTCTTGTCCGAG ATGCTAAAGGCTCTATCCGAGAGATTATTCTGCCGAAGGGTTTGGATTTGGACCGGCCAAAGCGAACTCGCACCTCCTTCACAGCAGAGCAGCTCTATCGTTTAGAGATGGAATTTCAGAGGTGCCAGTACGTGGTTGGAAGGGAACGGACAGAACTGGCCCGTCAGCTAAATCTGTCTGAAACTCAG GTGAAAGTGTGGTTTCAGAATCGCCGCACTAAGCAGAAGAAGGACCAGGGAAAGGACTCTGAACTGCGTTCAGTGGTTTCTGAAACGGCTGCGACCTGCAGTGTGCTAAGACTGCTGGAGCAGGGGCGGCTGCTGACGCCTCCAGGTATACCAGGCCTCCTGCCCCACTGTGGTGGTGGCTCTCTGAGCTCTGCCCTGCGCCCACCACCCATGAGCATGAGCAGCAACGGaagcagtagcagcagcagtggtgGCAGCACTGGTACAGCGGGCGGCAGCCCCCCGCTACCTGCTGTTACCAGCTCAGGAACAGTGGCAGGCCTGCAAACCTCACCAGCGGCTCACAGCCTTTTCAGCTTCCCCATGCCGTCCATTCTAAGTGGTGTTGCCACCCGAATTTCCTCCAACCCCCTGTCCATGGCTGGCTCACTGGCTGGCAACCTGCAGGAACTTTCCGCACGTTACCTGAGCTCCTCTGCCTTTGAGCCTTACTCACGGACCAATGGCAAAGAAATCATAGACAAAAAAATTCtggaataa